A part of Mucilaginibacter defluvii genomic DNA contains:
- a CDS encoding YifB family Mg chelatase-like AAA ATPase, whose amino-acid sequence MLVKTFGSAVYGIQAITITVEVNIAPGTKYFIVGLPDNAVKESYYRIESALKNCGYKMPRQQVVVNMAPADIRKEGSAYDLTIATAILAASGQVETELLDKYLIMGELSLDGSLQPIKGALPIAIQARKEGFKGFILPKQNAREAAIVNELEVYGVENIREIAGFFNGDEQLKREVVNTREEFYDSLSNYDSDFSDVRGQENIKRALEIAAAGGHNVILIGPPGAGKTMLAKRLPSILPPLTLHESLETTKIHSVAGKLSTTDALVTVRPFRSPHHTVSDVALVGGGGNPQPGEISLAHNGVLFLDELPEFKRSVLEVMRQPLEERRITISRAKFTVDYPSSFMLIASMNPCPCGYYNHPEKECVCPPGTVQKYMSKVSGPLLDRIDLHVEVTPVNFSELASDRVAEHSGDIRERVIKARDRQIERFGNKPDLHANAQMSSQMVRDICKIDAAGQNLLKKAMEKLGLSARAYDRILKVARTIADLAGTEEIQLQHLAEAIHFRSLDREGWAG is encoded by the coding sequence GTGTTAGTTAAAACCTTCGGCAGCGCCGTTTACGGTATTCAGGCCATTACCATCACCGTTGAGGTAAACATTGCGCCCGGTACAAAATATTTTATTGTAGGCCTGCCCGATAACGCGGTTAAGGAAAGCTATTACCGTATTGAGTCGGCGTTGAAAAATTGCGGGTATAAAATGCCACGCCAGCAGGTGGTGGTAAACATGGCCCCGGCTGATATCCGCAAGGAAGGCTCTGCGTACGATCTTACTATCGCCACCGCAATATTAGCGGCATCGGGTCAAGTAGAGACGGAATTATTAGATAAATACCTTATTATGGGTGAACTTTCGCTCGACGGTAGCTTACAACCCATAAAAGGCGCTTTACCTATAGCCATACAGGCACGTAAGGAAGGTTTTAAAGGATTTATCCTCCCTAAACAAAACGCGCGCGAAGCCGCCATAGTGAATGAGCTTGAAGTTTACGGCGTAGAAAACATACGAGAAATAGCCGGCTTTTTCAACGGCGACGAACAGCTTAAACGCGAGGTAGTAAATACCCGCGAGGAGTTTTACGATAGCCTGAGCAATTACGATAGTGACTTTAGCGATGTACGCGGACAGGAAAATATTAAACGCGCCTTGGAGATAGCCGCAGCGGGCGGCCATAACGTGATATTGATCGGTCCGCCGGGAGCGGGTAAAACCATGCTGGCAAAAAGGTTGCCATCTATACTGCCTCCGTTAACCTTGCACGAGTCATTAGAAACCACCAAGATACATTCAGTAGCGGGTAAGCTTTCAACCACGGATGCTTTGGTAACGGTAAGGCCCTTCCGCTCGCCGCACCATACAGTGAGCGATGTTGCTTTAGTAGGCGGTGGCGGTAACCCGCAACCCGGAGAAATATCACTGGCGCATAATGGCGTGCTGTTTTTAGATGAATTACCGGAATTTAAACGAAGCGTGCTCGAAGTAATGCGCCAGCCGCTGGAAGAACGGCGCATCACCATATCAAGGGCGAAATTTACGGTTGACTATCCATCAAGCTTTATGCTGATAGCCAGCATGAACCCATGCCCGTGCGGTTACTACAATCACCCCGAAAAAGAATGCGTTTGCCCGCCCGGAACGGTACAGAAGTATATGAGCAAAGTATCGGGCCCGTTGTTAGACCGGATTGACCTGCATGTAGAGGTTACGCCCGTAAACTTCAGCGAGCTGGCATCTGACCGCGTGGCCGAGCACAGCGGCGATATACGGGAGCGAGTGATAAAAGCGCGCGACAGGCAGATTGAACGATTCGGCAACAAGCCCGACCTGCATGCCAACGCGCAAATGAGCTCGCAAATGGTACGTGATATTTGCAAGATAGATGCCGCAGGGCAAAACCTGCTCAAAAAAGCGATGGAAAAACTCGGCCTTTCGGCACGTGCTTATGACCGCATACTAAAGGTAGCGCGAACTATTGCGGACCTGGCCGGCACCGAAGAAATACAACTGCAACATTTGGCAGAAGCAATCCATTTCCGCAGTTTAGACAGGGAAGGTTGGGCAGGATAA
- a CDS encoding M1 family metallopeptidase produces the protein MHKYLLSIALLAACTQANAQAPVPAVDVQHYTFSITLNDQDDVIKGEADVRLSLCRDVSSITLDLDGKAADDKGMQVLTVTEGKKKLSFTHADDKLIINTAAKSGTNHTYRVTYGGIPADGLIISKNKYGDRTFFGDNWLHRAQKWLPCVDDVADKAGVDFIVTAPAHYSVVANGLKLSEKQNGSNKATHWHEDVPVSTKVMVIGVADFAISTPEFVNTIPVNAYTFKQDKSNGFKAYSCAPEILNFYSQQIGPYAYKKLANVQSKTIFGGMENASNIFYYENSVNDKAIEALVAHEVAHQWFGDAATESDVTDVWLSEGFATYFTHYYHEHKYGIDSLKKRMLIDRAGIFAFEMERMTPVVDKTKEKADITLLNTNSYQKASWVLYMLRHKLGDDKFIKGIRTYYSTYKNGNATTNNFRTIMEKAGGQNLEQFFKQWLYTAGHPKLRISYETDKTNHGVHLHIEQLQKEVYQLSVDIKMGSTNFTANMKDRVLDLNIAAPTEAGELVVDPNFKLLAEYEVLKK, from the coding sequence ATGCATAAATATTTACTATCCATTGCGCTGCTGGCCGCATGCACGCAAGCCAACGCACAGGCACCTGTCCCGGCTGTCGATGTGCAGCATTACACATTTAGCATTACGCTTAATGATCAGGATGACGTGATTAAAGGCGAAGCTGATGTAAGGCTATCATTATGCCGCGACGTTAGCTCGATAACACTCGACCTGGACGGTAAAGCTGCTGACGACAAAGGCATGCAGGTACTCACGGTTACCGAAGGCAAAAAAAAGCTGAGCTTTACCCATGCTGATGATAAGCTAATTATAAACACAGCAGCGAAATCAGGTACCAATCATACCTATCGTGTTACCTACGGCGGTATACCTGCTGATGGGCTCATCATCTCAAAAAACAAATACGGCGATCGCACATTTTTTGGTGATAACTGGCTGCACCGCGCGCAAAAGTGGCTGCCTTGTGTGGATGATGTGGCCGATAAGGCCGGTGTCGATTTTATTGTTACGGCGCCCGCCCACTACAGCGTTGTAGCCAACGGCCTTAAATTAAGCGAAAAGCAAAATGGCAGTAATAAAGCTACCCACTGGCATGAGGATGTGCCGGTATCAACCAAAGTAATGGTGATAGGCGTTGCCGATTTTGCCATCAGCACACCTGAGTTTGTAAACACCATACCGGTTAATGCCTACACGTTTAAGCAGGATAAAAGCAATGGGTTTAAAGCATATTCCTGCGCGCCAGAAATACTGAACTTTTATAGTCAGCAGATTGGCCCGTATGCTTATAAAAAGCTGGCCAACGTACAATCAAAAACCATATTCGGCGGTATGGAGAACGCCAGCAACATTTTTTATTACGAAAATTCGGTAAATGATAAAGCGATTGAAGCATTAGTAGCCCACGAGGTTGCGCACCAGTGGTTTGGCGATGCCGCTACCGAAAGTGATGTAACGGATGTTTGGTTAAGCGAGGGATTTGCTACCTATTTTACACATTACTACCATGAGCATAAATATGGTATTGATAGCCTCAAGAAACGCATGCTGATTGACCGTGCCGGAATATTCGCATTTGAAATGGAGCGCATGACACCGGTTGTAGACAAAACTAAGGAAAAAGCCGACATCACACTGCTTAATACCAACAGCTACCAAAAAGCCAGTTGGGTGCTGTACATGCTGCGCCATAAACTGGGCGATGATAAGTTTATAAAAGGTATTCGCACCTATTACAGCACCTACAAAAACGGCAATGCCACTACTAATAACTTCAGAACAATAATGGAAAAAGCGGGCGGGCAAAACCTGGAGCAGTTTTTTAAGCAATGGTTATACACCGCAGGCCATCCCAAATTGCGCATCAGTTATGAAACGGATAAAACCAATCACGGTGTTCATTTGCATATTGAGCAGTTGCAAAAAGAGGTTTATCAGCTCAGCGTTGATATAAAAATGGGCAGCACCAATTTTACGGCGAACATGAAAGACCGGGTGCTCGACCTGAATATTGCCGCGCCAACCGAAGCCGGAGAACTGGTGGTTGATCCCAATTTTAAATTACTGGCAGAGTACGAAGTTTTGAAAAAATAA
- the rmuC gene encoding DNA recombination protein RmuC gives MTPVVLIVLAVVILLVAVLLFIKRPKPIAIDTDELVRLKNEVDGLRIALAKAEERASGLLAERDKADRTLHDERVRLEGVVTALNQDLLAERSRMAKAEEAFKAQRERLGEQEKYIQELQQKFKLEFENIAEKLLKEKSREFVDVNKHNLDSILNPLKENLKIFEEKVDKVYNMEAAERNTLKGVITQLMELNRQISDEAQNLTKALKGDNKRQGNWGEVILERVLERSGLVKDHEYRIQASMTTNENMRLQPDVVIDLPDEKHLIIDSKVSLVAYERLVNSESEEERKLYSKAHIESIRSHVHNLSSKNYHDLYQINSPDFVLLFIPIESSFSIAVQIDAELFSDAWDKRVVIVSPSTLLATLRTIASMWKQERQNRNVLEIARLSGEMYDKFVGFVTDMESIGKNIKQSQDAYDKALNKLADGRGNLTITAEKIKKLGAKANKQIDQKYIGEE, from the coding sequence ATGACGCCTGTTGTTTTAATTGTTCTTGCCGTTGTTATCCTACTTGTTGCAGTGTTGCTTTTTATTAAACGCCCTAAACCAATCGCTATCGACACGGATGAGTTGGTGCGCCTGAAAAACGAGGTGGACGGTTTACGCATAGCGCTTGCCAAGGCCGAAGAGCGCGCATCAGGCTTATTGGCCGAGCGCGATAAAGCCGACCGTACTTTACACGATGAACGCGTTCGCCTGGAAGGCGTAGTAACCGCGCTTAACCAGGATCTGCTGGCCGAGCGTAGCCGCATGGCCAAGGCCGAAGAAGCCTTTAAAGCGCAGCGTGAACGTTTGGGCGAACAGGAAAAATACATTCAGGAACTTCAGCAAAAATTTAAGCTGGAATTTGAGAATATAGCCGAAAAACTGCTTAAAGAAAAATCGCGGGAGTTTGTGGATGTGAATAAGCATAACCTCGATAGCATATTGAATCCGCTAAAAGAGAACCTCAAGATTTTTGAAGAAAAGGTTGACAAGGTTTACAATATGGAAGCCGCAGAGCGAAATACACTAAAAGGGGTTATTACCCAGCTAATGGAACTTAACCGCCAGATTAGCGACGAGGCGCAGAACCTGACCAAGGCACTAAAAGGCGACAATAAGCGCCAGGGTAATTGGGGCGAGGTAATACTCGAAAGGGTGCTCGAGCGCTCTGGCCTGGTGAAGGACCATGAATACCGCATACAGGCCAGTATGACCACCAACGAAAACATGCGTTTGCAGCCCGACGTGGTTATTGACCTGCCGGACGAAAAGCACCTCATTATTGACTCCAAAGTATCATTGGTTGCTTACGAGCGGTTGGTGAACAGCGAGAGCGAGGAAGAGCGCAAACTTTACTCAAAAGCCCATATCGAATCGATCAGAAGCCATGTGCACAACCTGTCATCCAAAAACTACCATGATCTGTACCAGATCAATTCTCCTGACTTTGTGCTATTATTTATCCCGATAGAATCATCATTCAGTATAGCCGTGCAGATAGATGCGGAGCTGTTCAGCGATGCCTGGGACAAGCGCGTCGTAATCGTGAGCCCGTCAACCCTTCTGGCTACGCTGCGCACCATTGCCAGCATGTGGAAACAGGAACGCCAAAACCGCAACGTGCTGGAGATTGCCCGCCTGAGCGGTGAGATGTACGATAAATTTGTGGGCTTTGTAACCGACATGGAAAGCATTGGTAAAAACATTAAGCAAAGCCAGGATGCGTATGACAAAGCGCTCAACAAACTGGCTGATGGCCGCGGCAACTTAACCATCACTGCCGAAAAGATCAAGAAACTGGGCGCTAAAGCCAATAAGCAGATCGATCAGAAATATATTGGCGAGGAATAG
- a CDS encoding sterol desaturase family protein — protein sequence MAILTNIAITVATIAFMEGFSWFIHKYLFHGPLWFIHKTHHQQRHGWFELNDVFSIGFAMLALLLMWAGHQTLDYRFWIGTGISIYGTIYFIFHDWFIHNRFKAFKSSNRYLIGIRRAHKIHHKSTEKNPSEEFGLLVASKKWFK from the coding sequence ATGGCAATCCTCACCAACATAGCAATTACTGTAGCTACAATAGCTTTTATGGAGGGTTTTTCATGGTTTATTCACAAGTACCTGTTTCATGGACCATTGTGGTTTATTCACAAAACGCACCACCAGCAACGGCATGGCTGGTTTGAGCTGAATGATGTTTTCAGTATCGGCTTTGCCATGCTGGCTTTATTGCTGATGTGGGCCGGGCACCAAACGCTCGATTACCGTTTTTGGATAGGCACCGGCATCAGCATATACGGAACCATTTATTTTATTTTTCACGATTGGTTTATCCACAACCGCTTTAAGGCATTTAAGAGCAGCAACCGCTATTTAATAGGCATCCGCAGGGCGCATAAGATCCATCACAAGTCAACCGAGAAAAACCCTTCGGAGGAGTTTGGGCTTTTGGTAGCGAGTAAGAAATGGTTTAAATAG
- the purD gene encoding phosphoribosylamine--glycine ligase, translated as MNILILGSGGRESAFAWKLSQSPKCESLFIAPGNAGTGQYGTNVDIKATDFTAIKQFVLANNINMVLVGPEEPLVKGVHDFFLADDEIKHIPVIGPQAEGAQLEGSKDFSKQFMERHKVPTAASRTFTRETLQEGIEYLPTLGLPVVLKADGLAAGKGVLICLTLEEAQLELAEMLTNAKFGAASSKVVIEQFLQGIELSVFVLTDGNSYKVLPSAKDYKRIGEGDTGLNTGGMGSVSPVPFADEEFLKKVEERIIIPTVEGLKQDNIPYKGFIFIGLMNCGGDPYVIEYNCRMGDPETESVLPRIESDLVDLLEGVAEGTLIDKQFTISNKVAATIVCVAGGYPGEYLKDKTITGIENIRDSIVFHAGTTKVGEDVLTAGGRVLAITTLQDNLFDALQHATADASRIYYDGVYFRKDIGFDLI; from the coding sequence ATGAACATCCTGATCCTAGGTTCGGGCGGAAGGGAAAGTGCCTTCGCCTGGAAATTGTCGCAAAGCCCAAAATGTGAGTCGCTGTTTATTGCTCCCGGCAATGCCGGCACCGGGCAATACGGCACCAATGTTGATATTAAGGCTACCGATTTTACCGCTATAAAACAATTTGTACTGGCCAACAACATCAACATGGTATTGGTAGGCCCTGAGGAACCGCTGGTAAAAGGCGTGCACGATTTCTTTTTGGCCGATGATGAGATCAAACACATCCCGGTGATCGGCCCGCAGGCTGAGGGTGCGCAATTAGAAGGCAGCAAAGATTTTTCTAAACAGTTTATGGAGCGCCACAAAGTGCCTACAGCGGCATCGCGCACGTTTACGCGCGAAACGCTGCAAGAGGGCATCGAGTATTTGCCAACCTTAGGTTTGCCGGTAGTGCTGAAAGCGGATGGACTTGCCGCAGGAAAAGGTGTATTAATTTGCCTTACCTTGGAGGAAGCCCAGTTAGAGCTTGCCGAAATGCTGACCAATGCTAAATTTGGCGCGGCCAGCTCAAAAGTAGTGATCGAGCAGTTTTTACAGGGCATTGAACTTTCGGTATTTGTACTTACCGATGGTAACAGCTACAAAGTGCTGCCATCAGCCAAAGATTATAAGCGTATTGGCGAGGGCGATACCGGCCTAAACACCGGCGGTATGGGCTCCGTTTCGCCGGTACCGTTTGCCGATGAGGAGTTTTTGAAAAAGGTTGAGGAGCGCATTATTATCCCGACCGTTGAGGGCTTAAAGCAGGATAACATTCCCTACAAAGGCTTTATTTTTATAGGCTTAATGAATTGCGGCGGCGACCCTTACGTAATTGAATACAACTGCCGCATGGGCGACCCTGAAACCGAGAGCGTATTGCCACGCATTGAGAGCGATTTGGTTGACCTGCTGGAAGGCGTTGCCGAAGGTACGCTGATTGATAAGCAATTTACCATATCAAACAAAGTAGCAGCCACCATAGTATGCGTAGCGGGCGGCTACCCGGGCGAATACCTCAAGGATAAAACCATCACCGGCATCGAGAACATCCGCGATTCAATTGTTTTCCACGCGGGTACTACAAAGGTTGGCGAGGATGTGCTCACCGCGGGCGGGCGTGTGCTGGCTATAACTACTTTACAGGATAACCTGTTTGATGCGCTGCAGCATGCCACTGCCGATGCCAGCCGTATTTATTACGATGGTGTTTATTTCAGGAAAGATATCGGGTTTGATTTGATTTAG
- the secA gene encoding preprotein translocase subunit SecA has product MLNFFSKLFGSKSERDVKGINPIVDKVKAEFAKLEVLSHDELRAKTIQFKQIIAEKLAGIDEQIAAIKEQTDNNPDLDVSEKVELYTQLDKLGKDRDKELEVVLMDILPEAFAVVKETARRLAGNPAIEVTATPFDRDLASRKKNVIIQGDKAIHHNTWIAAGNEVTWNMVHYDVQLIGGIVLHQGKIAEMATGEGKTLVATLPAYLNALAGQGVHIVTVNDYLARRDSEWMGPLYEFHGLSVDCIDKHEPNSDARRRAYLADITFGTNNEFGFDYLRDNMTRSPEELVQRKLHFAMVDEVDSVLVDDARTPLIISGPIPRGDEHEFYELKPRIERLVNAQRNYITGVLNEAKKQINDGKTGIDDGGLALLRAHRGLPKNKALIKFLSEGSNRQVLQKTENHYMQDQNKEMPKVDAELFFVIDEKSNSVELAEKGIELITASGEDPNFFVMPDVGTEIAAIEKSDLSAEDKIAQKDALMRDFSIKSERIHSVNQLLKAYTLFEKDTEYIVDDGKVKIVDEQTGRVLDGRRYSDGLHQAIEAKENVKVEDATQTFATITLQNYFRMYHKLCGMTGTAVTEAGELWQIYKLDVVEIPTNTPTRREDRQDLVYRTVREKYNAVADEIVKMTQAGRPVLVGTTSVEISELLSRMLKLRGIKHNVLNAKMHQKEADIVAEAGKAGTVTIATNMAGRGTDIKLGPGVKEAGGLAIIGTERHESRRVDRQLRGRAGRQGDPGSSQFFVSLEDNLMRLFGSERISSLMVRMGIEEGEVIQHSMISKSIERAQKKVEENNFGIRKRLLEYDDVMNSQRTVIYAKRKNALFGERLDVDINNTIFDVVEDIVTEYKESNNYEGFKLEVIRIFSVDVELSEDEFSSISINNLVDKTFAEVTEFYKRKSDAIANQAYPVLKDVFETRGAQVENIVVPFTDGVHGIQIAVPLKKSVENHGQEVIKSFEKNVVLYLIDDAWKEHLREMDELKQSVQNAVYEQKDPLLVYKFEAFELFRQMLANVNKELVSFLFRGGIPVQQQHPEEIREARPQPKTDMRQVKASKAEVVHESNGVPMDDTRELEKASPVRVEQRIGRNDPCPCGSGKKYKNCHGIGQA; this is encoded by the coding sequence ATGTTAAATTTTTTCAGTAAGCTTTTTGGGAGCAAGTCAGAACGCGACGTAAAAGGCATTAATCCTATAGTTGATAAAGTAAAGGCCGAGTTTGCCAAGCTTGAAGTATTGAGCCATGACGAGCTGCGCGCCAAAACCATACAATTTAAGCAAATCATTGCCGAAAAGCTTGCCGGAATTGATGAGCAGATAGCTGCCATTAAAGAGCAAACGGACAATAACCCCGACCTTGACGTAAGCGAGAAGGTTGAGCTATATACACAGCTGGATAAGCTGGGTAAAGATCGCGATAAGGAATTAGAAGTAGTGCTGATGGATATATTACCCGAGGCATTTGCCGTGGTTAAGGAAACCGCGCGCCGCCTGGCAGGCAACCCTGCCATTGAAGTTACGGCCACACCGTTTGACCGCGACCTGGCATCACGCAAAAAGAATGTTATTATACAAGGCGATAAGGCCATTCACCATAATACCTGGATAGCTGCCGGCAACGAGGTTACCTGGAATATGGTACACTACGATGTACAGCTTATTGGCGGTATTGTGCTGCACCAGGGTAAAATTGCCGAGATGGCTACAGGTGAGGGCAAAACATTGGTAGCTACGCTGCCTGCGTACCTTAACGCGCTGGCTGGTCAGGGCGTGCACATTGTAACCGTAAACGATTACCTGGCCCGTCGTGACTCGGAGTGGATGGGGCCGCTGTATGAGTTCCACGGACTGTCGGTCGATTGTATCGACAAGCATGAGCCAAATTCAGACGCGCGCCGCCGCGCCTACCTGGCCGATATTACATTTGGTACCAATAACGAATTTGGTTTTGATTACCTGCGTGACAACATGACACGCAGCCCGGAAGAGCTGGTACAGCGTAAGCTGCATTTTGCCATGGTGGATGAGGTTGATTCCGTTTTGGTGGATGATGCCCGTACGCCACTGATTATTTCAGGTCCTATCCCGCGCGGCGATGAGCACGAGTTTTATGAACTGAAACCACGCATCGAGCGTTTGGTTAACGCGCAGCGTAATTACATTACCGGCGTATTAAACGAAGCAAAAAAACAAATAAACGATGGTAAAACCGGCATTGATGATGGTGGTTTAGCCTTATTGCGTGCACACCGCGGTTTGCCAAAAAATAAAGCGCTTATCAAATTCCTGAGCGAAGGCTCAAACAGGCAGGTGCTTCAAAAAACAGAGAACCACTACATGCAGGACCAAAATAAGGAAATGCCAAAGGTGGATGCCGAACTTTTCTTTGTTATCGACGAAAAGAGTAATTCGGTTGAGCTGGCCGAAAAGGGTATAGAGCTGATTACTGCTTCAGGCGAGGATCCGAATTTCTTTGTGATGCCTGACGTAGGTACCGAGATTGCCGCTATTGAAAAATCAGACTTAAGTGCTGAAGATAAGATAGCTCAAAAGGATGCCTTAATGCGCGATTTTTCTATTAAATCAGAACGCATTCACTCGGTTAACCAGCTATTAAAGGCTTACACCCTGTTCGAAAAAGACACTGAGTACATTGTTGATGACGGAAAGGTTAAGATAGTTGACGAGCAAACCGGCCGTGTATTGGATGGCCGCCGTTACTCGGATGGTTTGCACCAGGCTATTGAGGCTAAGGAGAACGTGAAGGTTGAGGATGCTACCCAAACTTTCGCGACCATCACCCTGCAAAACTACTTCAGGATGTACCACAAGCTTTGCGGTATGACGGGTACTGCCGTTACCGAAGCCGGTGAGTTATGGCAGATTTACAAGCTGGATGTGGTAGAGATCCCAACCAATACGCCAACACGCCGCGAAGATCGCCAGGATTTAGTGTACCGTACCGTACGCGAAAAATACAATGCCGTTGCCGACGAGATTGTTAAAATGACGCAGGCCGGTCGCCCGGTATTGGTTGGTACTACTTCGGTTGAAATTTCGGAGTTATTAAGCCGTATGCTTAAACTGCGCGGTATCAAACATAATGTACTTAATGCCAAAATGCACCAGAAAGAGGCGGACATTGTTGCCGAAGCTGGTAAAGCAGGTACCGTAACCATTGCTACCAACATGGCAGGCCGTGGTACGGATATTAAATTAGGCCCTGGTGTTAAAGAAGCTGGAGGTTTAGCCATTATTGGTACTGAAAGACATGAATCACGCCGTGTCGACAGGCAGCTGCGCGGTCGTGCAGGCCGTCAGGGCGACCCGGGTTCATCACAGTTCTTTGTATCGTTAGAGGATAACCTGATGCGCTTATTCGGATCAGAGCGTATATCAAGCCTGATGGTACGTATGGGTATTGAGGAGGGCGAGGTTATCCAGCACTCTATGATCTCGAAATCCATCGAGCGTGCGCAGAAAAAAGTAGAAGAAAATAACTTTGGTATACGTAAACGTTTGCTGGAATATGATGACGTGATGAACTCGCAGCGTACAGTAATTTACGCTAAACGTAAAAACGCCCTGTTTGGCGAGCGTTTGGATGTAGATATCAACAACACCATTTTTGATGTGGTTGAAGATATTGTTACCGAGTACAAAGAGTCAAACAACTACGAAGGCTTTAAGCTGGAAGTGATCCGTATATTCTCGGTTGATGTGGAATTGAGCGAGGACGAATTCAGCAGTATATCAATAAACAACCTGGTTGATAAAACATTTGCTGAGGTTACAGAATTCTACAAACGCAAATCGGATGCTATTGCCAACCAGGCATACCCGGTTTTAAAAGATGTATTTGAAACCCGTGGTGCGCAGGTAGAGAATATTGTGGTGCCGTTTACTGATGGTGTTCACGGTATACAAATAGCTGTTCCTCTTAAAAAATCAGTCGAGAACCACGGTCAGGAAGTAATTAAATCGTTTGAGAAAAACGTGGTACTTTACCTGATTGACGATGCCTGGAAAGAGCACCTGCGCGAAATGGACGAGCTGAAACAATCCGTACAAAACGCGGTTTATGAGCAAAAGGATCCGTTGCTGGTTTACAAATTCGAGGCATTCGAATTGTTCCGCCAGATGCTGGCTAATGTGAATAAAGAGCTGGTGAGCTTCCTGTTCCGCGGTGGTATCCCGGTACAGCAGCAACACCCGGAAGAAATTCGCGAAGCAAGGCCGCAGCCAAAAACTGATATGCGTCAGGTAAAAGCATCAAAAGCTGAGGTGGTGCACGAAAGCAATGGTGTACCAATGGACGATACACGCGAGTTGGAAAAAGCCAGCCCTGTACGTGTTGAGCAACGCATAGGCCGTAATGACCCTTGTCCTTGCGGAAGCGGCAAAAAATATAAAAACTGCCACGGCATAGGCCAGGCGTAA
- a CDS encoding SPOR domain-containing protein — translation MTNTTSTYKALIAKVTGCCVFFMLIAISASAQRGRVEVVKDPRVDTLINRWADLSKGGGVRSSNYGYRVQIFNGSNRKDAYKAQNLFQDMHPDMRTYISYRDPNFRVHAGDFRTRLEAQKMLEELKPYFSGMFVIPGKINPPKLNTGND, via the coding sequence ATGACTAACACAACATCCACATACAAAGCATTAATTGCCAAAGTAACCGGGTGTTGTGTTTTTTTTATGCTGATAGCCATAAGCGCATCAGCGCAGCGTGGCCGCGTTGAAGTAGTGAAAGACCCCAGGGTTGACACGCTGATCAACCGCTGGGCCGATTTGAGCAAAGGAGGCGGTGTACGCAGTTCTAATTACGGCTACCGTGTGCAGATATTCAATGGGTCGAACCGTAAGGATGCGTATAAAGCGCAGAATCTTTTTCAGGATATGCACCCCGATATGCGCACATACATCAGCTATCGCGACCCGAACTTCAGGGTACACGCTGGCGATTTCAGGACAAGGCTCGAAGCGCAAAAGATGCTCGAAGAACTGAAGCCGTATTTTTCGGGCATGTTTGTTATCCCGGGCAAGATCAATCCCCCTAAATTAAATACCGGTAATGATTAA